In Dyadobacter subterraneus, a single genomic region encodes these proteins:
- a CDS encoding PadR family transcriptional regulator: MKRTYLGEFEEIVLLAVAVMQGEAYGVAVMHDIVEQTGRDLRLNQVHSALHRLEEKGMVKSRLGEPTAERGGKRKRLFVVTAYGERTLQEIHHVRLNFWDKLTNPFKLAADL, encoded by the coding sequence ATGAAGCGGACCTATCTTGGAGAATTTGAAGAAATTGTGTTGCTGGCTGTTGCCGTCATGCAGGGCGAGGCTTACGGCGTGGCAGTAATGCACGATATTGTCGAACAAACCGGACGGGACCTTCGGTTGAACCAGGTGCATTCGGCCTTACATCGCCTGGAAGAAAAAGGAATGGTAAAATCCAGATTGGGTGAACCGACAGCAGAGCGAGGCGGGAAACGAAAACGTTTATTCGTGGTAACCGCATACGGGGAGAGAACCTTACAGGAAATCCATCATGTGCGGCTCAATTTCTGGGACAAACTGACAAACCCTTTCAAACTAGCTGCCGATTTATGA
- a CDS encoding Crp/Fnr family transcriptional regulator, producing the protein MAKNELRDYIKDIVYLSDEQMQLALSFFKPSSHQKYDLLVREGEIGGYMNFVVKGCLRIYFVREDGQESTRHLAFENQFATGLASFITMKPSTENIQVMEDCNLLRITRKDFYYLLGIIPAWEKFFRFYLENAYINNLQILQREITKDAEFRYKELLERNPEIVRRLPNKIVASYLNMSPETLSRMKSK; encoded by the coding sequence ATGGCGAAAAACGAATTGCGCGATTATATTAAAGACATCGTTTATCTCAGCGATGAACAAATGCAACTTGCTTTATCATTTTTCAAACCTTCGTCGCACCAAAAGTACGACCTGCTGGTGCGCGAAGGTGAAATTGGCGGTTACATGAATTTTGTTGTCAAGGGATGTCTCAGGATTTATTTTGTCAGGGAAGATGGTCAGGAATCCACACGGCACCTGGCTTTTGAAAACCAGTTTGCCACAGGTCTGGCAAGTTTTATTACGATGAAACCTTCAACCGAAAATATCCAGGTCATGGAGGATTGTAATTTACTGCGCATAACGAGGAAAGACTTCTACTATTTGCTTGGTATCATTCCTGCCTGGGAAAAATTTTTTAGATTTTATTTAGAAAACGCCTATATCAACAACTTACAGATACTTCAGCGCGAGATTACAAAGGATGCAGAATTTAGATATAAAGAGCTTTTGGAGCGAAATCCGGAAATAGTAAGGCGTTTACCAAACAAAATTGTGGCATCCTATCTGAATATGTCCCCTGAAACACTGAGTCGAATGAAGTCAAAATAA
- a CDS encoding Na+/H+ antiporter: MHTYLPFLLAMIAAIVLLNTLANKLKIAYPILLVVAGLLIGFFPGLPILRINPDLIFFIFLPPLLFEASWNVSLKEMKRWWRIIGSFAFLVVFFTALSVAVVAHHFIPGFTLALGFLLGGIVSPPDAVSTGAITKFVKIPKTTAAILEGESLLNDASSLIIFRFALIAVGTGQFIWQEAALSFLWMLTGGAGIGLLLAWIFVQAHKRLPLDAPSNIALTIIEPYFMYWLAEQFHCSGVLAVVSGGLFLSAKRLIFFNSASRIQSSSVWDSFVFILNGVVFLIIGLELPEIVEGLRQKGIPLSSAIASGILVTAVLVAARIISSYAALIATYIFRPGVMPRASSNRRRWLMPMLLGWTGMRGVVSLAAALAIPITLDNGTAFPQRNLILFITFIVILLTLLVQGLTLPVIIERTGLFEGVVEEESEEASRHKMKQGLKEHVYQFLKDKYETDESGNAGLQKFLKQWEERAKATDDNWMNEKTKKIFVELLETQRQYLTELNKDPKIDEAIIRQQLYQIDLEEERLKII, encoded by the coding sequence ATGATTGCTGCCATTGTGTTGCTGAACACGCTGGCCAATAAATTAAAAATCGCCTATCCGATATTACTTGTTGTAGCCGGTTTGCTGATTGGCTTTTTTCCGGGACTGCCCATCTTACGGATCAATCCAGACCTTATCTTTTTCATTTTCTTGCCTCCTCTCTTGTTTGAAGCATCCTGGAATGTTTCGCTGAAAGAAATGAAAAGATGGTGGCGTATTATTGGCAGTTTTGCCTTTCTTGTTGTGTTTTTCACAGCGTTGTCCGTAGCGGTTGTGGCGCATCATTTCATTCCCGGATTTACACTAGCCCTGGGATTCTTGTTGGGCGGAATCGTATCTCCTCCTGATGCGGTCAGTACCGGCGCGATTACCAAATTTGTGAAAATCCCAAAAACTACCGCAGCAATTCTGGAAGGTGAGAGCCTGCTCAATGATGCCTCGTCTCTGATCATATTCCGCTTTGCACTGATCGCGGTTGGAACCGGGCAATTTATCTGGCAGGAAGCAGCCCTCAGTTTTTTGTGGATGCTGACCGGGGGCGCTGGTATTGGTCTGCTGCTGGCCTGGATTTTTGTTCAGGCACATAAACGCCTTCCGCTGGATGCACCATCCAATATAGCACTGACGATCATTGAGCCCTATTTTATGTATTGGCTGGCTGAGCAGTTTCATTGCTCGGGCGTGCTGGCTGTGGTAAGTGGCGGTTTGTTTTTGTCGGCAAAACGGCTCATTTTCTTTAACAGCGCAAGCCGGATTCAAAGCTCCAGTGTTTGGGATAGCTTTGTCTTTATTTTGAATGGCGTCGTCTTTCTGATTATCGGACTGGAACTTCCTGAAATTGTGGAAGGTCTGCGCCAGAAAGGCATTCCTTTGTCTTCCGCCATTGCCTCAGGAATATTGGTCACAGCTGTATTGGTAGCTGCCAGAATTATCAGTTCCTATGCCGCCTTAATCGCGACTTACATTTTTCGTCCCGGCGTAATGCCTCGCGCCAGTTCCAACAGAAGGCGCTGGCTGATGCCAATGCTTTTGGGCTGGACCGGCATGCGCGGGGTAGTATCGCTGGCTGCGGCTTTGGCGATCCCAATTACGCTGGATAATGGGACAGCTTTTCCGCAAAGGAACCTGATTCTCTTTATAACTTTTATCGTCATACTGCTTACGCTGCTGGTGCAGGGACTTACGCTGCCGGTCATAATAGAACGTACAGGATTATTTGAAGGGGTTGTTGAGGAAGAATCCGAAGAAGCGAGCCGGCATAAAATGAAACAAGGTCTTAAAGAACATGTCTATCAGTTTTTAAAAGACAAATATGAAACCGATGAAAGTGGAAATGCAGGTTTGCAAAAATTCCTGAAACAATGGGAGGAACGGGCAAAGGCCACCGATGACAACTGGATGAACGAAAAAACAAAGAAAATTTTTGTAGAACTGCTGGAAACCCAGCGACAGTATCTGACTGAACTCAACAAAGATCCAAAGATTGATGAAGCCATAATCCGCCAGCAGTTGTATCAAATTGATCTGGAAGAAGAAAGATTAAAAATCATTTAA
- a CDS encoding winged helix-turn-helix transcriptional regulator — protein sequence MEKSGACSHIEYDRKPRVRQSGNKRFNDIANSIPHITNRVLSKELKNLEAN from the coding sequence ATTGAGAAGTCAGGGGCCTGTAGTCATATAGAATATGACCGCAAACCACGGGTTAGGCAAAGCGGGAACAAACGGTTCAACGACATAGCAAATTCTATTCCGCACATCACTAACAGGGTGCTGTCCAAAGAATTAAAAAATTTAGAGGCGAATTAG
- a CDS encoding ABC transporter permease: MDKITKNTLFLFIILAAIMTAGIFLLAFAVQELHYDIFITKPRPNQIYRLVTTRKTPLENSTSIITPCPSTFFRDNFTGISKTTQILYSKGLLSAQNTSFTTVDGWFADSSLFDIFTFTFIEGAPYTALNQPASIVLTEKTAFRFFGCKKALGKSLFFERMTTPLKVTGVVREISGNSQIKSNFYLSMSTFTKVLNPGIDRQIQRSGAITFVLLKDGEDKNQVEKNILALLQTNQNFKVKGTAMDYEVTLTPLINSGLIPLRRNYHVFGLGMLLVVAVLVLVKSVIYLARGTSSDLSISEKKLNISTGSFAYILSARVLFKSLLAFLTALLTVAGIILLAKLFFNFKIEAIFSAFGTATVIALISVILICIISSIWVALVHVFNPIETYFSKKKRYGQR, from the coding sequence ATGGACAAAATTACTAAAAACACTCTATTCCTGTTTATCATATTAGCGGCAATCATGACAGCGGGGATATTTTTACTGGCATTTGCAGTACAGGAACTGCACTATGACATATTCATTACAAAGCCCAGGCCAAACCAAATTTACAGACTTGTTACAACCCGGAAAACTCCCTTAGAAAATAGCACTAGTATAATTACGCCTTGCCCCTCAACTTTCTTCCGCGATAATTTTACGGGTATTTCAAAGACAACCCAAATTTTATACAGCAAAGGTTTATTAAGTGCACAGAATACCTCTTTCACCACCGTCGATGGTTGGTTTGCAGATTCCTCACTGTTTGACATATTTACTTTTACATTTATCGAAGGTGCTCCTTATACAGCCTTGAATCAGCCAGCGAGTATTGTCCTGACCGAAAAAACCGCATTCCGTTTTTTTGGTTGCAAAAAAGCATTGGGGAAGAGCCTGTTTTTTGAACGTATGACTACACCTTTAAAAGTCACTGGTGTAGTCAGGGAAATTTCTGGCAATTCTCAAATCAAATCAAATTTTTACCTTTCCATGTCAACCTTTACGAAGGTACTTAATCCAGGAATAGATAGACAAATCCAAAGGTCAGGAGCAATCACCTTTGTTCTTCTTAAAGATGGGGAGGATAAAAATCAAGTAGAGAAAAACATTCTTGCATTACTGCAAACTAATCAGAACTTTAAAGTAAAAGGGACTGCTATGGATTATGAAGTGACGTTAACACCGCTTATAAATAGCGGGTTAATTCCACTGAGAAGAAATTATCATGTATTTGGACTGGGTATGTTGCTTGTTGTCGCTGTGCTCGTTCTGGTAAAATCGGTAATTTATTTGGCAAGAGGTACTTCTTCTGACCTTAGCATATCAGAAAAAAAATTAAACATATCTACCGGATCTTTTGCTTATATACTTTCAGCACGGGTTCTTTTTAAATCGCTTCTGGCTTTTCTTACAGCACTTCTGACGGTAGCGGGTATCATTCTCCTAGCCAAACTTTTTTTCAATTTCAAAATTGAAGCAATTTTTTCTGCTTTTGGTACCGCTACCGTCATCGCACTTATTTCTGTGATCCTAATTTGCATTATATCGTCGATTTGGGTTGCTCTTGTACATGTTTTCAATCCCATAGAAACTTATTTTTCAAAAAAAAAGAGGTATGGCCAAAGATGA
- a CDS encoding MFS transporter, giving the protein MSEINNSGNQISGPEASNLTKTLITIFAIIFLEFLIMGISLGIIPSYVHQTLGFNNLVVGFVIGIQYVATLLSRHFAGKMSDVKGGKKSVMLGLLLSSISGILCLISYWSVSIPNLSLAALLLGRIFLGVGESYLVIGIFAWGFILAGQKNVGKVMVWNGMGMYGGMACGAPLGILLSSTFSLTAAFSAIIIFPIISYLAVMLLKNVPIPSNVVRLPFYKAVHLVWQSGTGLALASIGFGGIASFITLYFSQNSWEGSSLALTAFGAGYIVMRIFFAHFPDKFGGARVAMACLLIEIIGQILIWQAPNAYAGIAGACLTGIGMSLIFPSFGIIAVKKVTLENRGMAMAAYNAFFDLGMGITAPVAGLLAGAGNYGNIYIMGAVAALASLLLAYFEYNKDKIKKQQSEINLA; this is encoded by the coding sequence ATGTCAGAAATCAATAATTCCGGCAACCAGATTTCAGGTCCGGAAGCGTCTAATTTAACAAAAACACTAATTACCATTTTCGCCATTATTTTCCTTGAATTTCTTATCATGGGAATATCTCTTGGCATCATTCCTTCCTATGTTCACCAAACATTGGGTTTTAACAACCTGGTTGTCGGCTTCGTAATCGGGATACAATACGTGGCAACACTGCTTAGCCGCCATTTTGCCGGAAAAATGTCTGATGTTAAAGGAGGAAAAAAATCAGTAATGCTCGGACTCCTGCTTTCCAGCATCTCAGGAATATTGTGCCTGATATCTTACTGGTCCGTATCAATACCAAACCTTAGCCTGGCAGCGCTTTTATTAGGAAGAATCTTTTTAGGAGTTGGCGAAAGTTATCTGGTGATCGGAATATTTGCCTGGGGATTTATTCTGGCCGGGCAAAAAAATGTGGGCAAGGTAATGGTTTGGAACGGTATGGGCATGTATGGCGGAATGGCCTGCGGCGCACCTTTGGGAATTCTGCTCTCATCAACATTCTCTTTGACCGCCGCATTTTCTGCAATTATTATTTTTCCTATTATCAGTTATCTGGCTGTTATGTTACTGAAAAATGTGCCCATTCCTTCAAATGTAGTCAGGCTTCCGTTTTACAAAGCAGTTCATTTGGTCTGGCAGTCAGGTACGGGTTTGGCACTTGCCAGTATTGGATTTGGTGGGATTGCTTCCTTTATTACCCTTTATTTTAGTCAAAATTCCTGGGAAGGATCATCGCTGGCTTTAACTGCTTTTGGAGCTGGCTATATTGTCATGCGGATATTTTTCGCCCATTTTCCCGACAAATTTGGCGGAGCACGTGTTGCCATGGCCTGTTTACTGATTGAAATTATCGGACAAATATTGATTTGGCAAGCACCAAACGCCTATGCCGGTATTGCGGGAGCGTGTTTAACAGGTATCGGCATGTCGCTGATATTTCCTTCGTTCGGTATTATTGCTGTGAAAAAAGTGACACTTGAAAACCGCGGCATGGCTATGGCCGCTTACAACGCATTTTTTGATTTGGGTATGGGCATTACAGCACCGGTAGCAGGGCTGCTTGCCGGTGCGGGCAACTATGGAAATATTTACATCATGGGCGCCGTTGCAGCGCTGGCCAGTCTTCTTCTTGCTTATTTTGAATACAATAAAGACAAAATCAAAAAGCAGCAATCCGAAATTAATCTTGCGTAA
- a CDS encoding NAD(P)-binding domain-containing protein, translating into MPDKIRYKTKIAVIGAGQAGLSAAYHLKKLGLAIGPDFIILDAAPSAGGAWQYRWPSLTLSTVNKVHDLPGMSFEETLEKADKTVQASIAEPHYYELYEQKFGIEVYRPVKVENVYLRNDRFYIDTSETLFSAMGIINATGTWENPYIPSYPGADLFHGEQLHTKDFKTADYFKGKHVVVVGAGISAIQLLDQISKVTTTTWVTRRPPVFRELPFDEAAGHNAVSLVDERVRNGLPPLSVVSVTGLPLSPEVIDMKKRGVINRFPMFSEITRDGVKWEDGREQKADIILWNTGFKGALQHLDAVLPREQSGGIIMAGRLATMVAKEPRIHLPGYGPSASTIGANRAGSVAVRELMTTLGLAERRS; encoded by the coding sequence ATGCCAGATAAAATCCGATACAAGACAAAGATTGCAGTCATAGGTGCTGGTCAGGCCGGCCTATCCGCAGCTTATCACTTAAAGAAATTGGGGCTAGCAATAGGACCTGATTTCATCATCCTTGATGCCGCGCCTTCCGCAGGCGGCGCTTGGCAATACCGTTGGCCCTCGCTAACGCTGAGCACCGTAAACAAAGTACATGATCTTCCGGGTATGTCTTTTGAGGAAACCCTCGAGAAAGCCGATAAGACCGTGCAGGCCAGCATTGCTGAACCACATTATTATGAGCTATACGAGCAAAAATTTGGCATTGAGGTCTACCGCCCAGTGAAAGTAGAAAATGTTTACCTGCGCAACGACCGGTTTTATATAGACACTTCCGAAACGCTATTTTCTGCAATGGGAATCATCAACGCAACCGGAACCTGGGAAAATCCTTATATTCCAAGCTACCCCGGAGCTGATCTGTTTCATGGCGAACAGTTACATACGAAGGATTTCAAAACTGCGGATTACTTCAAGGGCAAGCATGTTGTGGTGGTGGGCGCGGGTATATCTGCTATCCAACTGCTCGACCAGATTTCAAAAGTGACCACAACGACCTGGGTGACCCGCCGCCCACCCGTGTTTAGAGAACTTCCTTTCGACGAAGCCGCTGGTCATAACGCTGTGAGTTTAGTAGATGAAAGGGTAAGAAATGGTTTGCCGCCATTATCGGTCGTTTCCGTTACAGGACTTCCCCTTTCACCAGAAGTCATAGACATGAAAAAGAGAGGCGTAATTAACCGCTTTCCCATGTTCAGCGAAATCACAAGGGACGGAGTAAAATGGGAAGATGGCAGAGAGCAAAAGGCCGATATAATTCTATGGAACACCGGTTTTAAAGGAGCGCTGCAGCATTTGGATGCGGTTTTACCCAGAGAGCAGAGCGGTGGGATTATAATGGCTGGCAGATTAGCGACCATGGTTGCAAAAGAGCCACGCATCCATTTGCCCGGATACGGCCCGTCGGCTTCCACTATTGGAGCAAACCGCGCGGGATCAGTTGCGGTGCGGGAGCTGATGACTACGTTGGGTTTGGCTGAACGACGATCCTAA
- a CDS encoding TonB-dependent receptor has protein sequence MKKHITCIFMASAFFAKAQTPTDTLKTNSLQEVVVTASRLTESILVSPVSVQKINKTAIALSPALSFFDGLENAQGIHMITPSLGFKVLNARGFSNTTNVRFAQLVDGMDVQSPHIGGAIGNALGPTDLDIDNVEILPGTASALYGMNTVNGLANFFTKNPFTSEGLSIQQKTAANHFNDRYSHVKPFSETTIRFAKVISPKLAFKVNGAFTKGYDWIASDQTELNGNANRSTNLFGADNPAKDPVNSYGNESSDRRTISLGGRNYVVARTGYQEMDVVNYDLQNVKADAGIYYKVAKDAMLTYSYHFSELDNVYQRANRFRLQDYRLQQHAIQYQSQSVQARLYINSENTGKSYNLRSMAENMDRSYKPDNTWYTDFTSGFNQSVSGGATVSDALRQARTVADAGRFQPGTPAFNAQLAKLQDINNWDVGAALRVKASLVHGELQVNLTENYLQSLKTKYDLDLLVGADHRTYIIVPDGNYFVNPEPGQDGKNINYSKTGGFISISKGLFQSKLKLGAILRADKNDYFNTTFNPRFSAVYSPVHNHNFRASFQSGYRFPSIFEAYSNVNSGGVKRVGGLPVMSSGIFENAWLATSITAFQTAVLADINQTGLTQAAAIEKNKGLLRKNPYTYLKPEHAQTWEAGYKGLFFGNSLYANADVYLSRFSNFIAQANMNVPNSTNPAKIPADLYSRTTQSQYRMYTNSQSIIDNFGFSAGVNYKFNKNLIIAANTTFSKLRNTENQDGLEDGFNTPKWIYNISFSKMELLKNFDATLAYRWQSHYLSQTFLVSGQVPSYSSLDAQVTYHLPLIKSLIKIGASNLLNHYYTSFLGGPSIGGMYYVSVGYGIN, from the coding sequence ATGAAGAAACATATTACCTGCATTTTCATGGCGTCTGCATTTTTTGCAAAAGCTCAAACGCCGACTGATACGCTTAAAACCAATTCACTTCAGGAAGTTGTCGTCACTGCATCCCGGCTGACAGAAAGCATTCTGGTTTCTCCGGTAAGTGTGCAAAAAATCAACAAAACGGCCATCGCACTTTCGCCGGCTCTTTCGTTTTTCGACGGCCTTGAAAATGCGCAAGGCATTCATATGATCACGCCATCACTTGGATTTAAAGTTTTGAATGCAAGAGGATTTTCAAATACAACTAATGTCAGGTTTGCTCAGCTGGTCGATGGTATGGATGTGCAATCACCGCATATCGGCGGTGCGATTGGCAATGCGCTCGGGCCAACCGATCTTGATATTGATAATGTTGAAATTTTACCCGGAACAGCATCTGCTTTATATGGTATGAACACCGTCAACGGGCTTGCAAATTTTTTCACCAAAAACCCTTTCACATCGGAAGGGCTTTCGATACAGCAAAAGACCGCAGCGAATCATTTCAATGACCGGTATAGCCATGTAAAACCATTTTCAGAAACCACGATCCGTTTTGCAAAAGTAATTTCACCAAAACTGGCTTTCAAGGTAAACGGCGCTTTCACAAAAGGATACGACTGGATTGCATCCGACCAGACCGAATTGAATGGAAATGCCAATCGCAGCACCAATCTGTTTGGGGCTGACAATCCGGCGAAAGATCCTGTAAACAGCTATGGGAATGAAAGTTCGGACAGAAGAACGATATCACTAGGAGGCCGAAATTATGTGGTGGCCAGGACAGGTTATCAGGAAATGGACGTCGTCAACTATGATCTTCAAAATGTAAAAGCAGATGCCGGAATTTATTATAAAGTGGCCAAGGATGCCATGCTGACCTACTCGTATCATTTTAGTGAACTTGATAATGTTTACCAGCGTGCCAACCGTTTCCGGTTGCAGGATTATCGTTTACAACAACATGCCATTCAGTATCAGTCCCAATCTGTGCAGGCCAGGCTTTATATCAATTCTGAAAATACCGGCAAATCCTACAACCTGCGTTCCATGGCTGAGAATATGGACAGAAGTTACAAACCCGACAACACTTGGTATACCGATTTCACCAGTGGGTTTAATCAATCCGTATCCGGCGGGGCGACAGTATCGGATGCGCTAAGGCAAGCCCGAACGGTTGCAGATGCAGGCCGCTTTCAGCCAGGCACTCCTGCATTTAATGCGCAGTTGGCAAAATTACAGGATATTAACAATTGGGATGTCGGCGCCGCGCTGCGTGTGAAAGCGAGCCTGGTACATGGAGAGCTGCAAGTAAATCTGACAGAAAATTATCTTCAATCGTTAAAGACCAAGTACGATCTTGATCTTCTGGTAGGAGCTGACCACAGGACCTATATCATCGTTCCGGATGGCAATTATTTTGTGAATCCTGAGCCTGGCCAGGATGGTAAGAATATTAATTACAGCAAAACCGGCGGTTTCATTTCAATCAGCAAGGGGCTGTTTCAAAGCAAGCTTAAACTTGGAGCCATTTTACGGGCCGATAAAAACGATTATTTCAATACCACGTTCAACCCCAGATTTTCAGCGGTTTACAGCCCCGTCCATAACCACAATTTTCGTGCATCTTTCCAGAGCGGTTACCGTTTCCCAAGCATATTTGAAGCTTACAGCAATGTTAACAGCGGCGGCGTAAAAAGGGTTGGCGGACTTCCGGTTATGTCCAGCGGAATTTTTGAAAACGCATGGCTGGCCACTTCCATCACCGCATTCCAGACAGCAGTACTTGCTGACATCAACCAAACCGGCCTGACGCAGGCAGCCGCCATTGAAAAAAACAAAGGGCTGCTTCGAAAAAATCCTTACACCTACCTTAAACCCGAACATGCACAAACCTGGGAAGCCGGCTACAAAGGTCTGTTCTTTGGCAACAGTCTGTATGCCAATGCGGATGTTTATCTGAGCCGGTTCAGCAATTTCATTGCCCAGGCCAATATGAATGTGCCTAATTCAACTAATCCTGCCAAGATTCCGGCGGACTTATACAGCCGTACCACGCAATCGCAGTACCGGATGTATACGAATTCACAGTCCATTATTGACAATTTCGGGTTTAGTGCAGGTGTTAATTATAAATTCAACAAAAACCTGATCATCGCGGCAAACACCACATTTTCAAAGCTGCGAAATACCGAAAACCAGGACGGTCTGGAAGATGGTTTTAATACGCCGAAATGGATTTACAATATCTCTTTTTCGAAAATGGAGCTGTTAAAAAATTTCGATGCAACCCTGGCTTACAGATGGCAGTCGCATTATTTATCACAAACTTTTCTGGTCAGCGGCCAGGTACCATCATATTCGAGTCTGGATGCGCAGGTGACCTATCATCTCCCTTTGATTAAATCACTTATCAAAATAGGTGCAAGCAATCTTCTTAATCATTACTATACTTCCTTTTTGGGAGGGCCGTCTATTGGGGGGATGTATTATGTGAGTGTGGGTTATGGGATAAATTAA
- a CDS encoding helix-turn-helix domain-containing protein gives MRYGQTTYDFQVGGMFFSSPGQPLTGIQVAESTLGFTLLVHPDFLRNYPLDAKIKHYGFFSYSVTESLHLSDKEKLIIEGIARNIGDELETAIDELSQDVLISQMELMLNYSQRFYKRQFITRNPIHNALLEKMDQLLNNYFDEETALLKGLPSVQYFSDQLHVSPHYLGDMLRALTGQSTQPHIHNKLIEKAKEVLTFSDLTVGEIAYQLGFEHPQSFSKLFKSKTNFSPQEFRASFN, from the coding sequence ATGAGATATGGGCAGACAACCTACGATTTTCAGGTAGGCGGTATGTTTTTTTCCTCGCCGGGCCAGCCGTTGACGGGCATTCAAGTGGCCGAATCGACCCTGGGATTTACATTGCTTGTCCACCCTGATTTCCTGCGAAACTATCCACTGGACGCCAAAATCAAGCATTATGGCTTTTTCTCTTACTCGGTGACCGAGTCGCTGCATTTGTCGGACAAAGAAAAGTTGATCATCGAAGGCATTGCCAGAAACATTGGCGACGAGCTCGAAACGGCGATCGACGAGCTGAGCCAGGATGTGCTGATTTCACAAATGGAGCTGATGCTGAATTATAGTCAGCGGTTTTACAAACGCCAGTTTATTACCCGAAACCCAATCCACAATGCATTGCTGGAAAAGATGGACCAATTGCTGAACAATTATTTCGACGAGGAGACCGCCCTGCTGAAAGGGCTTCCGAGCGTTCAATATTTTTCAGACCAACTACACGTTTCACCCCACTATCTTGGCGACATGCTCCGGGCACTGACCGGCCAGAGTACGCAGCCGCACATTCACAATAAGCTTATTGAGAAAGCAAAGGAAGTTTTGACATTTAGTGATCTGACAGTAGGTGAAATCGCCTATCAGCTCGGTTTTGAGCATCCGCAGTCTTTTAGTAAGTTATTCAAATCAAAGACAAACTTTTCCCCCCAAGAATTTAGAGCGAGTTTTAATTAA
- a CDS encoding alpha/beta fold hydrolase: protein MTVSSQSNAQHIKPTGSGYAPANGTKVYYEVYGEGKPIVLLLGAYCTIEMNWGELIAELAKTRKVIALELQGPGHTPFSERKLSRTTFASDVEKVLDYLKIDSADLAG, encoded by the coding sequence ATGACTGTGTCATCACAATCCAATGCACAACATATCAAACCTACCGGCAGTGGTTATGCACCGGCTAATGGTACCAAAGTTTATTACGAAGTATATGGCGAGGGTAAGCCTATCGTTTTATTGCTTGGTGCTTATTGTACCATTGAGATGAACTGGGGAGAATTGATAGCTGAATTAGCAAAAACTAGAAAAGTAATTGCCTTGGAATTGCAGGGACCCGGGCATACACCGTTTTCAGAGAGAAAACTTTCACGGACCACTTTTGCTAGCGATGTGGAGAAGGTTTTGGATTACCTAAAAATAGACAGCGCTGATTTAGCAGGATAA
- a CDS encoding SDR family oxidoreductase, which produces MTKTIFITGASTGIGRATAKLFAAKGWKVIATMRRPENESELNALDKVTVLPLDVTNPAQIRETTQQVLALGDIDVVFNNAGYGLFGALEAMTDEQLVQQMETNFFGVVRVTQAFIPYFRKRKAGLFITTGSSAGLMAFPVSSMYDASKFALEGWAESLSYELNEFGIGIKTIEPGLVATEIGAKAVFATHPAYEALTSKFMAMLAPDKAASTSEQIAEVVYGAATDATNTLRYVCGEDAKELYAQRLAAGDEAFRSGIKQLLAAV; this is translated from the coding sequence ATGACAAAAACTATTTTTATTACTGGTGCTTCAACAGGTATCGGAAGGGCTACGGCTAAATTGTTTGCGGCCAAAGGCTGGAAGGTGATCGCGACCATGCGCAGACCCGAAAATGAATCAGAACTTAATGCGCTGGATAAGGTAACAGTGCTGCCCCTGGATGTGACCAACCCGGCCCAGATCCGAGAAACTACACAGCAAGTGTTGGCTTTGGGTGATATTGATGTGGTATTTAACAATGCGGGTTATGGATTGTTCGGCGCATTGGAAGCGATGACCGACGAGCAGCTGGTACAGCAAATGGAAACAAATTTTTTCGGAGTCGTGCGGGTTACCCAGGCCTTTATTCCCTATTTCCGTAAGCGAAAAGCGGGACTTTTTATCACCACCGGCTCCTCGGCGGGGCTAATGGCTTTTCCGGTAAGCTCGATGTACGATGCCAGTAAGTTTGCGCTGGAAGGCTGGGCGGAAAGTCTGTCTTATGAGCTGAATGAATTTGGAATCGGCATTAAAACCATTGAACCCGGATTGGTGGCGACTGAAATCGGTGCGAAAGCGGTGTTTGCCACGCACCCGGCTTATGAAGCATTGACCAGCAAATTCATGGCGATGCTCGCACCTGACAAAGCTGCGTCAACTTCAGAACAAATCGCCGAAGTGGTGTATGGCGCGGCTACGGATGCTACCAACACATTGAGATACGTTTGTGGCGAGGATGCCAAAGAACTTTACGCCCAGCGCCTGGCTGCGGGCGACGAAGCTTTTAGGAGCGGGATTAAACAATTATTAGCCGCTGTTTAA